TGGTCGCCTTCGAGGATTCCGTGGTGCGGGTGGTCTGGAAAGCGGAGACGGATTTTGGCGAGATCGACTCCGTGACGATCGATGGTGTGCAGGCCAAGCCAGAGAGCGGCACCTGGGTGCGCGATCTGACCTTGCCCGCCAACGGCAAGACCACAAGCTTCGGTGTGCGGGCGTACAGCTCGGTGCCGTTGACGGCAACAGAATATGTCTCGATTGGCCGCAAGGCCGACAATGCCGGGCCGGTGGTCGTCTGGAACGACGCCGCCAAAAGCCAGCGGGCCGCCTACGACATCAAACAAACCGAGATTTCCGTCACGGCCTCGGATTTGTCGGGAGTGGATTCCGTGCGCATCGGTGGTTCCAAGGTGAATCCCCTAAACAAGGAGTGGAAAGCCACGGTGCTGCTGGCGGGCCCCGGTGAGCTGACCCGCATCCTGGTAGAAGCCTGGGATCATGCAGGGAATCTGACGGATACGGAGTTGGTGGTGGCGCGCGACCAGATCCCTGGCGAGTTGCCTCCGCAGTACCGCTGGCTGAAGCCCGTCGATGCGACGGGGACAGTGATCCCGTTTACGGAAACCAATGTTCTGGTTCAATGTGTGCTCACCGACATTTCCGGCATGGATAGTTCCAGTGTGAAAATTGGCGGGGAACTCGCCAAGCCGATCAACGACTCCGTGTGGGAGCGCTCCGTGGGACTTCCTTTGAACGGTAATGCGCAGGTGATCACCTTGGAAGCGAAGAACAAGCGCGGCGTGCCGGTTTCCGGATTCGTCTCGGTGGCTCGTGCGAAGGATGCGGAAAAGCCGAGTTCCACTCGTTGGGCAGCCACAAAGGATGCAAGCGTGGCCTGGGACACCACCTCCGTGGAAGTGGGATGGATCGCCAAGGATAACGACCGCATCGCTCAAGCATGGATCCAGGATTCGCTGTTGACGGTGGATGCGACAGGCTACCATCGATTGGTTCCTCTGGCGATCACCACCCAATGGGTGAAGTTTCGTGCGGTGGATCCAGCGGGCAACGAGGTGCGCGACAGCGTGCAGATCGAACGCCGCCCGGACACGGTAAAAACTGTGACGTTGTCCGATAGCAACGGCAAGTTGCGCTCGGGCACTTTCTGGGTGAAACTCAGCTGCGCGACCCCAGGCGCCACGATCCGCTACACCCTCAATGGATCCGATCCGACCTCTACATCGCCGATCTTTTCCGACAGTATCAAAATCGACACGACGACCACCCTGAAGGCGCGGGCTTTCGGCAAGGAGCGCATGGATGGCCCTCTGGTGACGCAGCTATATAAGATGGCGGTGCCGGTGGTGGTGTCAACGGGAGGCAAACACACTTTGGTGTTGATGAGCGATGGAACTCTATGGGGGATGGGGGATTCGTGGGGGAATGCCTTTTCCTCGGATAGTGCCTGCACACAGGGGACGTGCATCCTTCCTCCGACAAAAATTGCCGAAGACGTTGCGCAAATTGCTGCCGGATCTGGCTATTCCATGTGGGTGAAAAACGACGGAACGCTTTGGGCAATTGGATACAATAGAAGTGGCGCGCTCGGTATCGGCTCGTTTGAGAATCGGGCGGTGCCTACCATGGTGATGCAAGGGGTCACAAAAGTCACTACCCATTATGATGGCCGTGATGCCGTCACAATGGTGATCAAGAAAGATGGATCTCTCTGGGGTGCAGGATCTTGTCTTGATTTGGGAAGCGCAACTGGATGTGTTGGGCAAGGACATTCTGACTACAGTATCGCGTTCAAACGGTTGGCATCTGATGTGGTGGATGCGACCCTTTCAAAAAAAGCGATGTTTCTGACTTCTGATGGTGTGGTTTGGCGAGTTACGGATTCTGTTCCGGTAAGGCTAGCGGATTCTGTCTTAGCGCTTGCTGCAAGGAATTTCGGGGGCACATATCTCCTCCTTAAAAAAACGAATGCAGTATGGGGTGCAGGAAACAATAACTCTGGGCAACTTGGAAATGAGGGTATTGGTGGCGTCGTTGATGAGACCGTTCGACAAATTGATGCGTCAAAGAAATGGATTTCTGTCTTAGAAGGAGAAAGCCTTTCTTTGATGCTATCCGAAGGCAAACAGCTATTTGGGATGGGTTCAAACTATTCAGGGGCCATGGGGATAGCCGATTATTTAGGTCACCCAGTTCCTGAATTGATTGCCTCTGATGTCATCCAGTTTGACGCATGGAGTGGCTCACTATTTTACATTCGAGGCGATCATACGCTCTGGGGATTGGCGAACAATTATAGCGGGGAGTTAGGACAGGGACACACCAATGAGGTCAAGCAGGTTACCCGAATTCGTTTCTAATTATTCCCTAAAGCCAATCGTTCCAACAGCCAAGCGGCCCCAACCGGGGCCGCTTTTCGTTTCAGCCAACTTGGCATCCAAACTGTTCTCGTGTCGCAGCAGCTGAACTGGCAGGGGCTCCAAGGGGGCGAGGCTATTCGAAGGAGCGGTCATCCGCTCCGTAGAGCCCGAGACCCCTTGGCGCGCATGCTCGCTCCTCCCGTATTCCTCGATGCGAGGAATATGGGAACCCTGGCCAAAGGGCCGCACAGGGTTCCCATCCGGCTTGTTGGCCGGATGGGAGGCTCTGAGATCGCGATCCTTTGCCCCGAGGAGATACAGGAGGAGCGGGAAGCGTCCTCCTGTAAACTGGTGCAGGACGAAGTCCTGCAAAACCAACGCCGGTGCGGAGCATCGGCAAAAAGGAAAACCGTTTTAAGAAAAAGCCGTATTGGAGGGTATTCGCCAGAAAAAGGAGCCCGACGCAGTCGGGAGTGTGATCTAGATCACAGACAGCGACCCCCTCTCCGCAATACATTCACATCCATCATGCAAGCTCTTCCATTTCAACAGAGACCTGCGGAGTCGTTCCCCGTTCACCCTTCGAGACAGCCCTGCGGGCTTCCTCAGGATGAACGGGGTGGCTTGACTCCCCAATCAGCCTCCAACCCCCCACGGAGATTCCCCATGTCCAACCGCTTCTGGCCCAAGGCCTGGCGCGCCGCCGTTCCCCTGGCGGCCCTGGCCAGCATCCTGTCCTGTCAAACCACCACGGTGGTGGAAGAAGACCTTCCTGCCACGGCAGGCGATCACTATGTGCATTTCCGGGTGGCGGACAGTTCCACCATCCCGGACAGCCTCTGGTACAAGTCCCCACTGGATTCAGGCACGCACTCCTTCTCCGTCGAGGGCAAGGATCTGACGGTCGTGTTCCTTCCTTACCTCAACCAATTGGGCGACAAGGACTCCATGCTTGTGCACACCTACCGGCTGGGGCTGCATCTGGGAGTCACGATCACCAAGTCGGTGGGCTACATGGACCTCGGCGGCCTGCGCACGGTGCGCAGCGGCGCGGATTCGCTGGCTGTAAGCCTGTTGCGGACCTTCGATAGCCTCCGTAAGGCCACCCCTGGCGCGTTCAAAGACACCTCCGCCGCAGGCAAACGGGCCGCTCTCCAGCAAGCCGTGGCGGAATTCGTGTTCCGCGGCCACCCCAGCGCGGCCGCCTACAAGCGACTGGCCCCAACAGGATTGGATACCGCGAAGGTGAATCGTCAAATTCTGACGTTGGCGGCCAAGTCCGGATTGACTCTGGGCGAAGTGGTCAAGCAGTGGAATCTGGCGATGGATTACGCCTCCGCCCGCCAGTTGGTGGCAGCCCTCTCTGTGGATTCCTCCAGCCTGAACCCCTTCCAGTTGGAAACGGCTTTGCGCCTGGATACTCTTCGCCCCGGAGAGCCTCCAGTGGGATTGCTGGGCAAAATCAAAGGAAAGAAGGGCGTCAAGAGCATCGAGTACGTCATCGAAAACGATTCCGGCCTGCGCACCGATCGGTTCGTGTTGGCCGATTTCCCTGACTTGAACGCCAACCCGGCGACCGTCGACTTGGCGGGTCACCCTACCTTCGCGCCGCGCGCCAATGCGGTGCAGGGTGCGTACACCTTGCGGCTGCTCGTGAAGGACGCATTGGGCAATGAACAGGTTTACGCAACGGCATTCCACGTGGGTGCTGAGTTGGATCACAAGGGGCCAAGTTTGATCGTGCTCTCACCCACTTCCGCGGTGGTGCGCGACTTCAACGACTCCCAATTGGTGGTGAAGGTGGAGGCCAAGGATCCCTCCGGCGTGAAGTCGGTGACCATCGACGGGAAGGTGGCGGACAAAGGCGAAGACGGAATTTGGTTTGATACCCTTGTGGTTCCGGTGCGAGATTCGAGCCAATTGGTGAAGATCGAGGCCAAGGACGTGTTCGGGAACGCATCCGACGCGCAGATCCAGATCCGTCGCAACCAAAAGCCCATCCCCACAGCGCCCCGCCTGAAACTGGTCAGTCCAGCCAGCGGCACCTTGGTCGCCTTTGAAGACTCCGTGGTGCGCGTGGTCTGGAAAGCGGAAACGGATTTTGGAAAGATCGACTCCGTGACGATCGACGGTGTGCAGGCCAAGGCGGAGAACGGCACCTGGGTGCGCGAACTGATCCTGCCCGCCAACGGCAAGACCACGAGCTTCGGTGTGCGGGCGTACAGCTCGGTGCCGCTGACGGCGACAGAATATGTCTCGATTGGCCGCAAGGCCGACAATGCCGGGCCGGTGGTGGTCTGGAGCGATGCCGCGAAAAGCCAGCGAATTACCTACGACGTCAAGCAGACCGAGATTTCCGTCACGGCCTCGGATTTGTCGGGTGTGGATTCCGTGCGCATCGGTGGTTCCAAGGTGAATCCACTAAACAAGGAATGGAAAGCCACCGTGCTCTTGGCTGGCCCCGGCGAGCTGACCCGCATCCTGGTGGAAGCCTGGGACCATGCGGGGAATCGCACGGATACGGAGTTGGTGGTGGCGCGTGATCCGATCCCCACAAACCTTCCTCCCGAGTACCGATGGCTCAAGCCAGATCAGGCCTCAGGGACGGTGATCCCGTTTGCCGAGGCGAAGTATCTGGTCCAGTGCGTGTTGACGGACATTTCCGGCATCGACAGCGCCAGCGTGATGATCGGTGGGGTGCTCGCCAAGCCGATCAATGACACCGTTTGGGAGCGTTGGGTGGATTTGCCGCCGGATGGAAAGGCGCAGGTGATCACCTTGGAAGCAAAGAACAAGCGGGGCATCTCGGTTCCAGGATTCGTCTTGGTAACGCGATCCAAGGATGAGGAAAAGCCAACCTCCACCCGGCTTGCTGGGACCAAGGACCTGAGTGTGATGTTCGATTCCACGAGTGTGGAAGTGGGATGGAGCGCCAAGGACAACGATCGCATCGCCCAGGTTTGGATCCAGGATTCGTTGGTGCCGTCGGATGCATCGGGCTACCATCGGCGGGTTCCTCTGGCGATCACCACCCAATGGGTGAAGTTCCGCGCAGTGGACCCGGCTGGCAACGAGGTGCGCGACAGTGTGCAGATCGAGCGTCACCCGGACACCGTGAAGGCGGTGACCCTGTCCGACACCAACGGCAAGCTGCGTTCCGGCACCTTCTGGGTGAAGCTCAGTTGTGTCACACCGGGTGCTACAATCCGGTACACTCTCAACGGATCCGATCCCACCGCCACCTCGCCGATCTACGCCGACAGCATCAAGATCGGCACGACGATCACCCTGAAGGCGCGGGGGTTCGCGAAGGATCGTGTGGATGGCCCTTCGGTGACGCAGGGGTATCAGATGGCTGTGCCAGTGGCGGTGTCGTCTGCAAGCAACTCAACTTTGGTATTGATGTCTGATCACAGTCTTTGGGCAATGGGCGGCAATTGGCGGCATCACATTTCAGCCGATACATCCACGTTCATTCTTCGCCCTGTAAAAATTGCTGATAGCGTTGCGCAAATGAGCGTAGGTTCGAGATACTCGCTTTGGGTGAAATTAGACGGCACACTTTGGGGAATTGGAGAAAGTGCCCAGGGTGCATTTGGGGATGGATTTGTAACATCCTTGTACGCTTCGCCAACACTGATTATGCGGGGAGTGAAAAAGGCGATTGCGACGAACACGGATAATACATATGTGCTCAAGACGGACGGGACACTATGGGGGGCTGGCAGCAATGTGAGCTTCCAGCTTGCATTGGGCTGGAAATCTGAATATGAAACGAGCCTGCAAAAAATCGCTTCAAGGGTTCGTGATATGGGCGCTGGAAATTATGTAATGTATTTTGTTGATGAATTTAGTGAGCTATTCTTTGTGGGTGAGCGCTCCGACTTTAAAGATTCGATTCCGTATTCTTTTGGCCAAGATATTGCACTACTTCCAGAAAATGCGGCAAATGGATTTCTTCTTGGCGCGGAAAATGGAGCTGTTGTCGGTTATGGATGGGTAGGAAAATCAGCGAAATATGGGATGGAAAAGCTTCAATTCGATTGGGAAAATCATCCGATCCTCACTGAACAAGTGGGAGTTGTTCAGATATCCTCTGGCTGGGCACAAACGATTTTCCGATCGAAAGCCGGAGACGTTTATGTGTCTGGAGCAAATGCCGATTGGCAGCTGGGGAAAATGTTGCCAAGCTCTGTTGGCGAGGTAACTAAAATCCCATTTTTGGCATCCTACGTGGCTGCCGGAACTCACAATTCATACATAGTGACAAAAAGTGGAGAGCTTTTTGGGTCAGGCAAGAACAGAGACGGGCAGCTCGGACTTGGATTCGTTTCCGAGAAAGAAGATTTCACTCGCATCCGTTTTTAAGCAGGAAGCATCCTCCATTGAGCGAACGAAAAGCGGCCCCATCCGGGGCCGCTTTTCATATCAACAAAATTGGCATCAACGGAATTCGGATGTCGCTGCCAAACCGGCAGGGGTTCCAAGGGGGTGAGGCAATTCGTAGGTGCCTTGCCTCCAAGCCACTCGGAAACCGGGCGCATCACATCCCAGACTGCACCGCATCTCTGCGCTTGACAGCTTCTGAGCGAAACGACTGTGAGTACTGAACCTTGCTCACAGCTAATCATTCAACACCTGCCCTTACTTCCACCTCGACTCCGCTCCCTTGGGCCAGTGAAGCGTCGCCGGAAACCGGCAATCCACTTCCCTCGCCAGGGTCCCCGACTTCGCGCGTCTCGCGCGCCGTCGGGGTCTCGGATCCAGCCTTCCGCGCAAGGTTGTGCACCAAAACGCGAGGTCACGGGTGCGCCAGGCCAAGGCGCGAATATCCAGTCGGTGGAAATCCGACGCGGGCGGGTTGGCACCCTGTCCACAACCGAGTCTTTGCGCCCGATCGCGCCGGTGACGGCAGGGTGAAGCGTAAGACAGGGAGATCATAGGCCGTAACGCGAAAGGATGTGAACCGATAGAGCTTCGAGAAACCACGCGGGTGTCGACCGGATCCGTACCCGGGAAGACCCTAGCCTGTGCGGCGAATGGATTCAATCTGCCACGCCAGCCGCATGGAGACCCGCCGGAGTCCGAGAGGACGGCATGTGATCAAATGGATATTCGACGCAACCTGGGAGATCTCGCGTTTTCCGTGCCTGGTAAGGGTGGCGGTATCCGAGGAAAGGCCGGAAGGCCCGGTACATGGGAGACGAAGCGCGAGAAGTCGGAGCCGATCGTAGTACCGGGGAAGCGGGGTAATTCCCGTGGAGGGAAGGGTCGGCAGGAGTCAAGATGCAAGAGGAGATCATGAACCATACACAGAGATGGAGGCTACATGTCCACGAACCTTGAGCAGATCGCCGAGATGTCGAGACAAGATCCGCGCATGCGATTCACGTCGCTGGCGCACTACCTGACCCCGCAGATGTTGCGGAGTTCGTACGAGCAATTGAACCGCAAAGGAGCGCCCGGCGTCGACTGTGTGACGATGGAGGAGTTCGGACAGAATCTGGACGATAACATCGAAGCGCTGTGGCTGGAGCTGCGCAGCGGGAAGTATCGAGCGATGAGCGTGCGGCGCGCGTGGATTCCCAGGATGGAGGCAAGCTCCGGCCGTTGGGGATTCCGAGCGTGCGCGACCGGGTGGTGCAGAAGGCGCTTCATACGATTCTGTCGACAGTGTTCGAGCCGTGTTTTCTCGACATGTCGTACGGGTATCGCCCGGGCCTTTCGGCCCACGATGCCCTGGATCGCTTGGGGAAGTTGGTGAATCGAAGCGGCACGTGCATTATCGTGGATGCGGACATTGAGGGTTTCTTCGATGCGGTCAACCACGAATGGCTTCGGAAATTTCTGGAAGATCGGATTTCCGATCGGACGATCCTGCGTCTTGTGGGAAAGTTTCTGAATGCCGGTGTGATGGACAATGGGGTCCATGTTGCGACGGAAGACGGAGTGCCGCAAGGCGGGCCGTTGTCGCCGCTTTTGGCCAACATCTATCTGCACTACGTGCTGGATCTATGGTTTGATCGTAGAGTCCGGAAGGCTTGTGAAGACGAGAGCTTTCTGGTGCGCTACGCTGACGATTTCGTGGCCGGGTTCGCCCATCGAGGTGATGCCGAAAGCTTTCTGGTGGAGCTGCGCCAGCGACTTTCGGACTTCGGACTGAAATTGTCAGAGGCCAAGACGAAACTTGTGGACTTTGGCCCCAGATCTCCCCGCAACGGGGAAGGTCCAGGAGCCGTCGGACAAGCCACGGACATTCGACTTTCTGGGTTTCACGCATTACATGCGACGCCGTCCGAAGACGGGGAAGCTGAGATGCGAGGTGAAGCCCAGCGGGAAGCGTCGCAACCGCTTTTGCTGAAGGTGAAGGAGTTTCTGACGGAGATCCGGGAAGCCTCATTGCGGTGGCAGTCAAAGCGGCTGTCGGTACGTCTACGAGGTTGGTACCAGTATTTCGGCCGTCGGCATTGTCTCTCCACGCTGATGCAGGTGAAGTGGCACGTCGAGCGCATTTGGATCAGCGTCCTGCGCCGCCGTAGCGACCGGCATCACCTTTATTGGTGGCGCGTGAAGAATACCCGATGGTTTGTGAGTCTACCTGAGCCCAGCTTGCGCTGATCTCGACGACGGAGACTCCTGGGAGCCGGATGCCTTAATTGGGCACGTCCGGTTCTGCGAGGGGGCCCCGCCCGAAAGGGTGGGGTCCTACCTCACCAGCCCGAATCAGGTACATGTGGGGTTGTAAGGGGTGGAACCCCTTACTGGCGGGAGTGCAGAGGGCGTGCCATGACGCCCTTTGCAAGGATAGTGTGATTTAGATCACAGACAGCGACTCCCTCTCCGCAATACATTCACATCCATCATGCAAGTTCGACCTGCCCAACAGAGACATACGGAGTCGTTCTCCGTTCACCCTTCGAGACAGCCCTGCGGGCTTCCTCGAGATGAACGGGGAAGCTCAACTCCCAAGTCAGCCTCCAACCCCCCACGGAGATTCCCCATGTCCAACCGCTTCTGGCCCAAGGCCTGGCGCGCCGCCGTTCCCCTGGCGGCCCTGGCCAGCATCCTGTCCTGTCAAACCACCACGGTGGTGGAAGAAGACCTTCCTGCCACGGCAGGCGATCACTATGTGCATTTCCGGGTGGCGGACAGTTCCACCATCCCGGACAGCCTCTGGTACAAGTCCCCACTGGATTCAGGCACGCACTCCTTCATGGTCGAAGGCGCCAACCTTACGGTCAGGCTCTGGCCCTTCCTCAATCAGTTGGGCGACAAGGACTCCATGCCCATCCACACCTACCGGCTGGGTCTGCATCTGGGAGTCACGATCACCAAGCCGGTGGGCTATATGGACCTCGGCGCCGTGCGCACGGTGCGCAGCGGCGCGGATTCGTTGGCGGTAAGCCTGCTGCGCACCTTCGACAGCCTCCGCAAGGCAGCCCCCGGTGCGTTCAAAGATTCCACCGCCGCAGGCAAACGGGCCGCTCTCCAGCAAGCCGTGGCGGAATTCGTGTTCCGCGGCCACCCCAGCGCGGCCGCCTACAAGCGACTGGCGCCAACGGGCCTGGATACCGCCAAAGTGAATTGTCAAATTCTGACGCTGGCGGCCAAGTCCGGATTGACTTTGGGCGAAGTGGTCAAGCAGTGGAATCTGGCGTTGGATTACGCAGCGGCCCGCAAGCTTGTGGCGGCCCTTACAGTGGATTCCTCCAGCCTGAACCCCTTCCAGCTGGAAACGGCTTTGCGCCTGGATACTCTTCGCCCCGGAGAGCCTCCAGTGGGATTGCTGGGCAAAATCAAAGGCAAGAAGGGCATCAAGAGCATCGAGTACGTCATCGAAAACGATTCCGGCGTTCGCACCGATCGGTTCGTGTTGGCCGATTTCCCTGACTTGAACGCCAACCCGGAGACCGTCGACTTGGCGGGTCACCCCACCTTCGCACCGCGTGCCAATGCGGTGCAGGGAGCGTACACCTTGCGGCTGCTGGTGAAAGATGCCTTGGGCAATGAACAGGGATACGCAACGGCTTTCCAGGTGGGTGCCGAGTTGGATCACAAGGGGCCAAGTCTGATCGTGCTCTCACCCACTTCTGCGGTGGTGCGCGACTTCAACGACTCCCAATTGGTGGTGAAGGTGGATGCCAAGGATCCATCCGGCGTGAAGTCGGTGACCATCGACGGGAAGGTGGCGGACAAAGGCGAAGACGGAATTTGGTTTGACACTCTCGTGGTCCCAGTGCGGGATTCGAGTCAATTGGTGAGGATCGAGGCCAAGGACGTGTTCGGGAACGCCTCGGACGCGCAGATCCAGATCCGTCGCAATCCCAAACCCATCCCAACGGCACCTCGTCTGAAGCTGATCAGTCCGGCGAACGGCACCTTGGTCGCCTTTGAAGATTCCGTGGTGCGTGTGGTCTGGAAAGCGGAGACGGATTTTGGAAAGATTGATTCCGTGACCATCGACGGCGTGCAGGCCAAGGCAGAGAACGGCACTTGGGTGCGCGATCTGATCTTGCCCGCCAACGGCAAGACCACGAGCTTTGGTGTGCGGGCGTACAGCTCGGTGCCTCTGACAGCGACAGAATATGTCTCGATCGGCCGCAAGGCAGACAGTGCCGGGCCGGTGGTGGTCTGGAACGACGCCGCGAAAAGCCAGAGAGTCGCTTACGACATCAAACAGACCGAGATTTCCGTGACGGCCTCGGATCTGTCGGGAGTGGATTCCTTGCGCATCGGTGGCTCCAAGGTGAATCCACTAAACAAGGAGTGGAAAGCCACGGTGCTGCTGGCGGGCCCTGGCGAGCTGACCCGCATCCTGGTGGAAGCATGGGATCATGCGGGGAATCTGACGGATACGGAGTTGGTGGTGGCGCGTGATGGCGTGCCCAGCAGCTTGCCGCCGAGCGTTCGTTGGGTGAATCCAACTCTTCGGACTGGAACTCTGATTCCCTTTGCGGATTCGGGGATCTGGATCCGGGTGGCCTTGACGGACCTTTCCGGGATGGACTCGGGCAGCGTCAAGATCGCAGGCCTCCTGGCCAAGCCGATCAACGACTCCGTGTGGGAACGGTGGGTGGGTCTTCCTCCCAACGGCATTGCCCAGGCGATCACGTTGGAAGCCAAGAACAAGCGGGGCGTGGCCATCTCGGATTTCGCCATGCTCACCCGCGACCGCGACACGGTCAAGTCGGTGGCCCTGTCCGACACCAATGGCAAGCTCCGCGCAGGCAGCTTCTGGGTGAAGCTCACCTGCCCAACGCCGGGAGCCAACATCCATTACACCCTGGATGGTACCGACCCCACCACAAGCTCCCCCAAATTCGCCGACAGCATCAAGATCGACACGACGATCACCCTCAAAGCGCGAGCCTACGCCAAAGACCGGGTGGATGGACCGGTGGTGACGCAGAAATACCAGCTGGCCGTGCCGGTGGGGGTGTCCTTTGGTTCAACTCCAACGCTGGTCCTTATGTCGGATGCTTCCTTGTGGGGCATGGGAACGTACAATTGCAGTGCAATTCCTGACGGCAAAGGGTGCGATATGTTCAATGCTCGGAAGATATTAACACCAACAAAGGTTGCTGATAACGTTAGCGGAATGAGTTCGTCCTGGTGGAATAGTGTTTGGGTGGATTTAAATGGGTCGCTATGGGGGGTCGGAAAGGATGTTCGTGGCAGCATGGCGTCTGGAGCTGATGGGGATTACTTCCAGCCTATCCAATTGACCCAAGGTGTTGTCCTTGTGGTTAATAGTGGTGGAGGCTTGTTTGTGCTTAAAAAGGATGGGTCGCTTTGGGGGAGTGGAAGCAATGGAAACGGTCAACTTGGTGTTGGAGATTTTAATGATCGAAATTTGTTTGTCAAGATAGCCAGCAACGTGATAGATGTTGGATGCGGAGAGTATGGGACTACTCTTTTCCTAAAAGAAGATAAGAGTCTTTGGATTGCGGGTAAATCTCTTGGCGGTGATTTAAGGGATTCTTTGCCTCGAAAGATAATGGAATCTGTTGAAGTTATTCCGCG
This DNA window, taken from Fibrobacterota bacterium, encodes the following:
- a CDS encoding chitobiase/beta-hexosaminidase C-terminal domain-containing protein, whose protein sequence is MSNRYWPKAWRAAVPLAALASILSCQTTTVVEEDLPATAGDHYVHFRVADSSTIPDSLWYKSPLDSGTHSFMVEGANLTVRLWPFLNQLGDKDTLAIHTYRLGLHLGVTIAKSAGYMDLLGVRTVRSGADSLAVSLLRTFDSLRKATPGAFKDTSAAGKRAALQQTVAEFVFRGHPSAATYKRLAPTGLDTAKVNRQILTLAAKSGLTLGEVVKQWNLAMDYASARQLVAALSVDSSSLNPFQLETALRLDTLRPGEPPVGLLGKIKGKKGVKSIEYVIEGDSGVRTDRFVLADFPDLNANPESIDLAGHPTFAPRANAVQGAYTLRLLVKDALGNEQVYTTAFQVGAELDHKGPSLIVLSPTSAVVRDFNDSQLVVKVDAKDPSGVKSVTIDGKVADKGEDGIWFDTLVVPVRDSSQLVKIEAKDVFGNASDAQIQIRRNQKPIPTAPRLKLVSPASGTLVAFEDSVVRVVWKAETDFGEIDSVTIDGVQAKPESGTWVRDLTLPANGKTTSFGVRAYSSVPLTATEYVSIGRKADNAGPVVVWNDAAKSQRAAYDIKQTEISVTASDLSGVDSVRIGGSKVNPLNKEWKATVLLAGPGELTRILVEAWDHAGNLTDTELVVARDQIPGELPPQYRWLKPVDATGTVIPFTETNVLVQCVLTDISGMDSSSVKIGGELAKPINDSVWERSVGLPLNGNAQVITLEAKNKRGVPVSGFVSVARAKDAEKPSSTRWAATKDASVAWDTTSVEVGWIAKDNDRIAQAWIQDSLLTVDATGYHRLVPLAITTQWVKFRAVDPAGNEVRDSVQIERRPDTVKTVTLSDSNGKLRSGTFWVKLSCATPGATIRYTLNGSDPTSTSPIFSDSIKIDTTTTLKARAFGKERMDGPLVTQLYKMAVPVVVSTGGKHTLVLMSDGTLWGMGDSWGNAFSSDSACTQGTCILPPTKIAEDVAQIAAGSGYSMWVKNDGTLWAIGYNRSGALGIGSFENRAVPTMVMQGVTKVTTHYDGRDAVTMVIKKDGSLWGAGSCLDLGSATGCVGQGHSDYSIAFKRLASDVVDATLSKKAMFLTSDGVVWRVTDSVPVRLADSVLALAARNFGGTYLLLKKTNAVWGAGNNNSGQLGNEGIGGVVDETVRQIDASKKWISVLEGESLSLMLSEGKQLFGMGSNYSGAMGIADYLGHPVPELIASDVIQFDAWSGSLFYIRGDHTLWGLANNYSGELGQGHTNEVKQVTRIRF
- a CDS encoding chitobiase/beta-hexosaminidase C-terminal domain-containing protein, producing MDYASARQLVAALSVDSSSLNPFQLETALRLDTLRPGEPPVGLLGKIKGKKGVKSIEYVIENDSGLRTDRFVLADFPDLNANPATVDLAGHPTFAPRANAVQGAYTLRLLVKDALGNEQVYATAFHVGAELDHKGPSLIVLSPTSAVVRDFNDSQLVVKVEAKDPSGVKSVTIDGKVADKGEDGIWFDTLVVPVRDSSQLVKIEAKDVFGNASDAQIQIRRNQKPIPTAPRLKLVSPASGTLVAFEDSVVRVVWKAETDFGKIDSVTIDGVQAKAENGTWVRELILPANGKTTSFGVRAYSSVPLTATEYVSIGRKADNAGPVVVWSDAAKSQRITYDVKQTEISVTASDLSGVDSVRIGGSKVNPLNKEWKATVLLAGPGELTRILVEAWDHAGNRTDTELVVARDPIPTNLPPEYRWLKPDQASGTVIPFAEAKYLVQCVLTDISGIDSASVMIGGVLAKPINDTVWERWVDLPPDGKAQVITLEAKNKRGISVPGFVLVTRSKDEEKPTSTRLAGTKDLSVMFDSTSVEVGWSAKDNDRIAQVWIQDSLVPSDASGYHRRVPLAITTQWVKFRAVDPAGNEVRDSVQIERHPDTVKAVTLSDTNGKLRSGTFWVKLSCVTPGATIRYTLNGSDPTATSPIYADSIKIGTTITLKARGFAKDRVDGPSVTQGYQMAVPVAVSSASNSTLVLMSDHSLWAMGGNWRHHISADTSTFILRPVKIADSVAQMSVGSRYSLWVKLDGTLWGIGESAQGAFGDGFVTSLYASPTLIMRGVKKAIATNTDNTYVLKTDGTLWGAGSNVSFQLALGWKSEYETSLQKIASRVRDMGAGNYVMYFVDEFSELFFVGERSDFKDSIPYSFGQDIALLPENAANGFLLGAENGAVVGYGWVGKSAKYGMEKLQFDWENHPILTEQVGVVQISSGWAQTIFRSKAGDVYVSGANADWQLGKMLPSSVGEVTKIPFLASYVAAGTHNSYIVTKSGELFGSGKNRDGQLGLGFVSEKEDFTRIRF
- a CDS encoding chitobiase/beta-hexosaminidase C-terminal domain-containing protein; this translates as MPIHTYRLGLHLGVTITKPVGYMDLGAVRTVRSGADSLAVSLLRTFDSLRKAAPGAFKDSTAAGKRAALQQAVAEFVFRGHPSAAAYKRLAPTGLDTAKVNCQILTLAAKSGLTLGEVVKQWNLALDYAAARKLVAALTVDSSSLNPFQLETALRLDTLRPGEPPVGLLGKIKGKKGIKSIEYVIENDSGVRTDRFVLADFPDLNANPETVDLAGHPTFAPRANAVQGAYTLRLLVKDALGNEQGYATAFQVGAELDHKGPSLIVLSPTSAVVRDFNDSQLVVKVDAKDPSGVKSVTIDGKVADKGEDGIWFDTLVVPVRDSSQLVRIEAKDVFGNASDAQIQIRRNPKPIPTAPRLKLISPANGTLVAFEDSVVRVVWKAETDFGKIDSVTIDGVQAKAENGTWVRDLILPANGKTTSFGVRAYSSVPLTATEYVSIGRKADSAGPVVVWNDAAKSQRVAYDIKQTEISVTASDLSGVDSLRIGGSKVNPLNKEWKATVLLAGPGELTRILVEAWDHAGNLTDTELVVARDGVPSSLPPSVRWVNPTLRTGTLIPFADSGIWIRVALTDLSGMDSGSVKIAGLLAKPINDSVWERWVGLPPNGIAQAITLEAKNKRGVAISDFAMLTRDRDTVKSVALSDTNGKLRAGSFWVKLTCPTPGANIHYTLDGTDPTTSSPKFADSIKIDTTITLKARAYAKDRVDGPVVTQKYQLAVPVGVSFGSTPTLVLMSDASLWGMGTYNCSAIPDGKGCDMFNARKILTPTKVADNVSGMSSSWWNSVWVDLNGSLWGVGKDVRGSMASGADGDYFQPIQLTQGVVLVVNSGGGLFVLKKDGSLWGSGSNGNGQLGVGDFNDRNLFVKIASNVIDVGCGEYGTTLFLKEDKSLWIAGKSLGGDLRDSLPRKIMESVEVIPRYFFNSALIAKADGSLWGMGVNEEWQLGVDDSLVRADLTKIHDGFGEMAVQIAQGRSFSAVLTKSGRVMGMGSNQQGALGLQAREFAINPVEIANGVRAIAASEIEMFYISMDGALFGTGSNFYGALGLGHENQVSVFTRIRL